The following proteins come from a genomic window of Pararhodobacter sp.:
- the istA gene encoding IS21 family transposase, producing MGLLNIIRRMSLREKLSIREIARRTGLSRNTITKYLNAGTIEPQFATPERQSKLDPFAEKLAGWLKTEAAKSRKQRRTLKQLHADLVVLGFDGSYGRVAAFARDWRADRQREQQATGRGIFVPLSFRPGEAFQFDWSEDFAVLGGERVKLQVAHIKLSYSRAFLVRAYLLQTHEMLFDAHCHGFRVFGGVPGRGIYDNMRTAVDRVGRGKERQVNMRFLAMANHYVFEPAFCNPAAGWEKGQIEKNVQDARHRLWQPMPDFPDLAALNDWLEQRCVALWNEIPHAALPGNVADVWAAEHPVLMPLPPAFDGFVEHSKRVSPTCLISFERNRYSVPASFANRPVSLRVYPERLVVAAEGQILCEHVRVIERSHQLPPRTIYDWRHYLAVLQRKPGALRNGAPFVEFPPAFKRLQDLMLRKPGGDREMVDILALVLHHDEQAVLVAVEMALAEGVATKTHVLNLLHRLIDGKTIGGPDIETPQALALRSEPKANVERYDGLRARTAGGRHAS from the coding sequence ATGGGACTTTTGAACATTATTCGACGGATGTCTTTGCGGGAGAAGCTATCGATCCGTGAGATTGCGCGTCGCACTGGATTGTCGCGCAATACGATTACAAAATATCTGAATGCGGGCACGATCGAGCCGCAGTTCGCGACACCGGAGCGGCAAAGCAAGCTCGATCCGTTCGCCGAGAAGCTTGCCGGTTGGCTGAAGACGGAGGCGGCCAAGTCGCGCAAGCAGCGGCGAACGCTGAAGCAGCTGCATGCCGATCTGGTGGTGCTTGGCTTTGATGGGTCTTACGGTCGGGTCGCGGCTTTTGCGCGTGACTGGCGGGCAGATCGGCAGCGAGAGCAGCAGGCAACAGGGCGCGGCATCTTCGTGCCGCTGTCGTTTCGTCCGGGCGAGGCATTCCAGTTTGACTGGAGCGAGGATTTTGCCGTTTTGGGCGGCGAGCGCGTCAAGCTACAAGTCGCCCATATCAAGCTGTCGTATAGCCGGGCCTTTCTGGTTCGGGCGTATCTGCTGCAAACGCACGAGATGCTGTTCGACGCTCACTGCCACGGGTTCCGGGTCTTCGGCGGCGTTCCAGGGCGTGGAATTTACGACAATATGCGCACCGCTGTTGACCGCGTCGGTCGTGGGAAGGAGCGGCAGGTCAACATGCGCTTCCTCGCAATGGCCAACCATTACGTGTTCGAGCCAGCGTTCTGCAATCCTGCCGCCGGCTGGGAGAAGGGGCAGATCGAGAAGAATGTGCAGGATGCCAGGCACCGTCTGTGGCAACCCATGCCGGACTTCCCCGATCTCGCGGCCCTGAATGATTGGCTGGAACAGCGCTGTGTGGCGTTGTGGAATGAGATTCCTCATGCAGCACTGCCGGGGAATGTTGCTGACGTCTGGGCCGCAGAACACCCCGTGCTGATGCCATTGCCGCCCGCCTTCGATGGCTTTGTCGAGCATAGCAAACGGGTGTCCCCGACCTGCCTAATCAGCTTCGAGCGCAACCGCTACAGTGTTCCAGCGTCGTTTGCGAACCGGCCTGTGAGCTTGCGGGTTTATCCAGAGCGTTTGGTGGTCGCTGCCGAGGGTCAGATCCTGTGCGAGCATGTGCGGGTGATTGAGCGCAGCCACCAACTCCCGCCACGCACGATTTACGATTGGCGCCATTATCTGGCCGTCCTTCAGCGTAAGCCGGGTGCGCTCAGGAACGGCGCGCCCTTCGTGGAATTCCCTCCGGCCTTCAAGCGGCTGCAAGACCTTATGTTGCGCAAGCCTGGCGGTGACAGAGAGATGGTTGATATCTTGGCGCTGGTTCTGCATCACGACGAACAGGCCGTGCTCGTCGCCGTGGAAATGGCCTTGGCTGAGGGCGTGGCAACCAAAACTCACGTTCTGAACCTTCTGCACCGTCTTATTGACGGAAAGACGATTGGTGGGCCGGACATCGAAACACCACAGGCACTGGCTTTGCGCAGTGAGCCAAAGGCGAATGTCGAACGCTATGACGGCCTGCGGGCCCGGACCGCCGGAGGCCGCCATGCGTCATGA
- a CDS encoding tripartite tricarboxylate transporter TctB family protein, whose amino-acid sequence MPSRFHLAPTHAVLMALVLAASGFIVWSATSASTRLTNLIVVVPVGAVLVLAMATILFSAWRKPTHAKRASSADIGAATPIWGDVILLAGFAVFCLAMTRVGFDIATFFFVWAGVTMSGGKGLWQPPLFALIFTLLITYGFGSLFPYPLPTLVL is encoded by the coding sequence ATGCCGAGCCGTTTTCATCTCGCGCCCACTCACGCAGTCCTCATGGCGCTGGTTCTGGCGGCCAGCGGCTTTATCGTCTGGAGCGCGACGTCCGCGTCAACCCGGCTCACCAACCTGATCGTGGTGGTGCCGGTGGGCGCTGTGCTGGTCCTTGCCATGGCGACAATCCTGTTTTCCGCCTGGCGCAAACCGACCCATGCCAAGCGCGCATCAAGCGCAGATATCGGCGCCGCAACCCCGATCTGGGGCGATGTGATCCTGCTGGCGGGGTTCGCCGTGTTCTGCCTTGCCATGACACGAGTCGGGTTCGATATCGCGACCTTCTTTTTCGTCTGGGCCGGGGTGACGATGAGTGGCGGCAAAGGCCTGTGGCAACCACCCCTGTTTGCACTGATTTTCACCCTGTTGATCACCTATGGATTTGGGTCGCTGTTCCCCTATCCCCTGCCAACACTGGTGCTGTGA
- a CDS encoding tripartite tricarboxylate transporter permease, with translation MIDQIAFSAALDMLFTGFSPWLWVIPGLLIGLIFGSIPGLQISMAMALFLPVTFGMEFLQAMLFLTAIFTGGAYGGGVTAILMNIPGSSSAIATAFDGYPMARAGKHNEALGLGLAASVIGTFVGYALLLVLIQPLASFVLKIGPLEMVMVVLWGLTLIATLNDGSIARGLLAGFFGLMLSQIGFSTTGVLRTTIGNPYLMDGIPVVPAMIGIFAAAELLRLRGSSFLVEDDSLRNISIPAILRGVRQTFHYPAALLKGSIIGAIIGAIPGVGSSVANLVSYGEAKRSSKTPEAFGKGAPEGVIAAESANSSSEGGSMTALLALGIPGGAATAVLLAAFSFHNLVGGPSFIRNETDLVYAIIVGNLGQVVLLAVIGLLTLRLLGMVVRVPLSYLIPSVLALCAWGGYGITGTIAGPVTVAVFAGLGWLMRRHDYPVAATVIGLLLGKMLEGEMVRTLQISNNNPLAYLFERPIAIVFMILLLAIVIVLPLARHYRTRKTLV, from the coding sequence ATGATTGACCAAATCGCCTTTTCCGCAGCGCTCGACATGCTGTTCACCGGATTTTCGCCGTGGCTGTGGGTCATCCCCGGCCTGTTGATCGGCCTGATTTTCGGCTCCATCCCCGGCTTGCAGATCTCGATGGCGATGGCGTTGTTTTTGCCGGTCACCTTCGGGATGGAATTCCTGCAAGCGATGCTGTTCCTGACCGCAATCTTTACCGGCGGGGCGTATGGCGGTGGGGTGACGGCAATCCTGATGAACATACCCGGTTCCTCCTCGGCCATTGCCACGGCCTTTGACGGCTACCCCATGGCGCGGGCAGGCAAGCATAACGAGGCACTGGGGCTGGGCCTCGCGGCCTCGGTGATCGGAACCTTTGTCGGCTACGCCCTGCTTTTGGTGCTCATTCAGCCGCTGGCATCCTTTGTTCTCAAGATCGGGCCGCTGGAAATGGTGATGGTCGTCCTTTGGGGCCTGACCCTGATCGCCACGCTCAACGACGGCAGCATTGCGCGCGGCCTGCTGGCCGGGTTCTTTGGCCTGATGCTCAGTCAGATCGGGTTTTCCACCACCGGCGTTCTGCGCACGACCATCGGCAATCCCTATCTGATGGACGGCATTCCCGTGGTGCCGGCGATGATCGGCATTTTCGCCGCCGCCGAACTGCTGCGCCTACGCGGGTCCTCGTTTCTGGTCGAGGATGACTCCCTGCGCAATATCTCGATCCCCGCCATTCTGCGGGGCGTGCGCCAGACATTCCACTATCCGGCCGCCTTGCTGAAGGGCAGCATCATCGGTGCCATCATCGGCGCGATCCCGGGCGTGGGCTCGTCGGTTGCCAATCTGGTCTCGTATGGCGAAGCCAAGCGCAGTTCAAAGACACCCGAGGCCTTTGGCAAAGGTGCGCCCGAGGGCGTGATCGCCGCCGAATCCGCCAACTCCAGCTCCGAGGGCGGGTCGATGACGGCGCTTCTGGCGCTTGGCATCCCGGGTGGCGCGGCGACGGCGGTGTTGCTGGCGGCCTTCTCGTTCCACAACCTCGTCGGCGGCCCGTCGTTCATCCGCAACGAGACGGACCTCGTCTATGCGATCATCGTCGGCAATCTGGGTCAGGTGGTCTTGCTGGCGGTCATTGGCCTCTTGACCCTGCGCTTGTTGGGCATGGTGGTGCGTGTGCCGCTGTCCTATCTGATCCCCAGCGTTCTGGCGCTCTGCGCCTGGGGCGGCTATGGCATCACCGGCACCATCGCCGGGCCTGTGACGGTGGCCGTGTTTGCGGGTCTTGGTTGGCTGATGCGGCGGCACGACTATCCCGTTGCCGCGACGGTGATCGGCCTCTTGCTGGGCAAGATGCTCGAGGGTGAGATGGTCCGCACGTTGCAAATCTCGAACAACAACCCGCTGGCCTATCTGTTCGAGCGGCCGATCGCGATTGTTTTCATGATCCTGCTTCTGGCGATCGTGATCGTGCTCCCGCTCGCGCGGCACTACCGCACGCGCAAAACTCTCGTCTGA
- a CDS encoding cupin domain-containing protein, whose protein sequence is MTKHGGDTIKCDALPWLPLAPKVFIKVIKTVPETGAFSVMIRAEAGGVLPRHKHLDAAEIYIFKGAGKHPQTGAFEPGDYVSETKDAIHDPLHFKEDTELLMISQGPSAFIDDKDQTLYMMDVAMLQNLAASAGQPRPS, encoded by the coding sequence ATGACCAAACACGGTGGGGATACGATCAAATGTGACGCACTGCCTTGGCTGCCATTGGCCCCCAAGGTTTTCATCAAGGTGATCAAGACGGTGCCCGAAACCGGCGCGTTCAGCGTGATGATCCGCGCCGAGGCCGGTGGCGTTCTGCCGCGCCACAAGCATCTGGATGCCGCCGAGATCTATATCTTCAAGGGCGCGGGCAAACATCCTCAGACCGGTGCCTTCGAGCCCGGCGACTATGTGTCCGAAACCAAGGACGCGATCCATGATCCGTTGCATTTCAAGGAAGACACCGAGCTGCTGATGATCTCGCAGGGGCCGTCGGCCTTCATTGATGACAAGGATCAGACGCTGTATATGATGGATGTCGCCATGCTGCAAAACCTTGCGGCCAGCGCCGGGCAACCGCGCCCGAGCTGA
- a CDS encoding helix-turn-helix transcriptional regulator, giving the protein MNAMPHRRPDGGFMEYLHTGKLPCQKSDMRRIGKAGATMAIVHHAPTHGIEYPPVDDLIVSVILNSAQAPAVRDIGDGAQHFLDEAGKVVITPPGRASFWQFESAPTVLHLSVSQDRLRYLAGDDWHRHSQALQRLAQQPDSIPLVGRSAAKLWTLGTASPGAPQSAAADQELDRLLTVLLDWPERGTGTANPGAGLSARRLQSVMGPMREAEPDLSVHDLAILAGLSADHFCRAFRASTGFTPHQMLTHGRIEKAKLRLQEPGVSMTTIAMDLGFSSSAHFSSRFRQLTGFSPSEWREFFAPSPKTCEQPRGPVQPRPESRH; this is encoded by the coding sequence ATGAACGCCATGCCTCACCGCCGCCCTGACGGTGGATTTATGGAGTATCTGCACACCGGAAAGCTGCCCTGCCAAAAATCCGACATGCGTCGGATTGGCAAGGCTGGGGCCACGATGGCCATTGTGCACCATGCGCCGACGCATGGCATCGAATATCCGCCGGTCGATGATCTGATCGTCAGTGTCATTCTGAATTCCGCGCAGGCGCCGGCAGTGCGCGACATCGGTGACGGCGCGCAGCACTTTCTGGATGAGGCCGGGAAAGTGGTGATCACGCCACCGGGCCGCGCCAGTTTCTGGCAGTTCGAGAGCGCGCCGACGGTGCTGCATCTCAGCGTCTCGCAGGATCGGCTCCGGTATCTGGCAGGCGATGACTGGCACAGACATTCCCAAGCCTTGCAACGTCTTGCGCAACAGCCAGACAGCATTCCGCTGGTGGGTCGCTCGGCAGCGAAACTCTGGACGCTTGGCACGGCCAGCCCCGGCGCGCCTCAGTCGGCGGCGGCAGATCAGGAATTGGACCGGCTTCTCACAGTGCTGCTGGATTGGCCAGAGCGTGGCACCGGCACTGCAAACCCCGGGGCGGGTCTCTCGGCGCGGCGTCTGCAATCGGTGATGGGACCAATGCGCGAGGCCGAACCCGATCTGTCGGTGCATGATCTGGCGATCCTCGCCGGGTTGTCAGCCGATCATTTCTGCCGCGCCTTCCGCGCCAGCACCGGATTCACCCCGCACCAGATGCTCACCCATGGCCGCATCGAAAAGGCCAAACTCAGGTTGCAAGAGCCCGGTGTGTCAATGACCACCATCGCGATGGACCTCGGGTTTTCCTCGTCGGCGCATTTTTCAAGCCGGTTCCGGCAACTGACCGGGTTTTCCCCCAGCGAGTGGCGGGAGTTCTTTGCTCCGTCGCCCAAGACCTGTGAACAACCGCGCGGGCCAGTACAGCCCAGACCCGAAAGCCGGCATTGA
- a CDS encoding ATP-binding cassette domain-containing protein: MTDLYAVTDLRLSLPDMTRKPAFGSAPMIDILHGLSFTIGKGEVLGIVGGSGSGKSTLGRVLVRLLEPTGGQVLFDGQDISHLNEDAIRPLRRRFQMIFQDPMSSLNPRRKVGGIIAGPLKLHGFDRISERVDAALDQVGLSRRFRDRYPHELSGGQRQRVGIARAIAIEPEFILADEIVSGLDVSSQAQVLALLSDLVRDLGLTLAFISHDLSVIRRLCTRVMVLHQGLIVEHRDTDALFNAPKADYTRELLDAIPLPDPDQVWV, translated from the coding sequence ATGACTGATCTCTATGCTGTCACCGACCTGCGTCTGTCGCTGCCCGACATGACGCGCAAGCCCGCGTTCGGGTCTGCCCCGATGATCGACATTCTGCACGGGCTGTCGTTCACCATTGGCAAGGGCGAGGTGCTGGGCATCGTTGGCGGCTCTGGCTCGGGGAAATCGACGCTGGGGCGCGTGCTGGTGCGGTTGCTGGAACCCACGGGCGGGCAGGTTCTGTTCGATGGGCAAGACATCTCGCATCTGAACGAGGACGCCATTCGCCCGCTGCGCCGCCGCTTTCAGATGATTTTTCAAGACCCGATGTCATCGCTCAACCCGCGCCGCAAAGTCGGCGGAATCATCGCCGGGCCGCTGAAACTGCACGGGTTTGACCGTATTTCCGAGCGTGTTGATGCCGCCCTCGATCAGGTCGGCCTGTCGCGCCGTTTTCGCGATCGCTACCCGCATGAGTTGTCGGGCGGCCAACGCCAGCGGGTCGGCATCGCCCGCGCCATCGCCATCGAGCCCGAATTCATTCTGGCCGATGAGATCGTCTCGGGGCTTGATGTGTCATCGCAGGCGCAGGTCTTGGCACTGCTGTCGGATCTGGTGCGCGATCTGGGGCTGACGCTGGCTTTCATCAGCCACGACCTCAGCGTGATCCGGCGCTTGTGCACGCGGGTCATGGTGTTGCACCAGGGTTTGATTGTCGAGCACCGCGACACCGACGCGTTGTTCAACGCGCCAAAGGCCGACTACACCCGCGAGCTTCTGGACGCGATCCCCTTGCCGGACCCGGATCAGGTGTGGGTGTAA
- a CDS encoding ABC transporter ATP-binding protein, translating into MSAFLSIRNLSAVVNGGARILRSVSLDVAAGDVRGLVGESGAGKSMIGKAVLGILPRAIEVVEGEIWLDGVDLLRLKPAERRRRIGATAALIPQDPLTALNPSRRIGPQITDRLVDILGWSRADAQARALDLLAEVHIPDAARVMRNYPHELSGGMRQRVLIASAFAAEPKLIVADEPTTALDVTVQKQILRLIAGMQARHGTAILFVTHDLGVVSKVCGSLSVLYAGQVIENAAVRDFFRAPAHPYSRALLAATPKYTDPTAGLNPVPEGVITAVRAEVEKAEKAWRHD; encoded by the coding sequence ATGAGCGCGTTTTTGTCGATCCGCAACCTTTCGGCGGTCGTCAATGGCGGCGCACGCATCCTGCGATCCGTGTCGCTGGATGTCGCAGCCGGCGACGTGCGCGGCCTTGTGGGGGAAAGTGGTGCTGGCAAGTCGATGATCGGCAAGGCGGTTCTGGGCATCCTGCCGCGCGCGATCGAGGTGGTCGAGGGCGAAATCTGGCTGGACGGCGTGGACCTGTTGCGCCTGAAACCCGCTGAGCGCCGCCGCCGGATCGGGGCCACGGCGGCGCTGATCCCGCAAGATCCCTTGACCGCGTTGAACCCCTCGCGCCGGATCGGGCCGCAGATCACCGATCGGCTGGTGGATATTCTGGGCTGGAGCCGCGCCGATGCGCAGGCCCGCGCCCTCGATCTGCTGGCCGAGGTGCATATCCCGGACGCGGCGCGGGTGATGCGCAATTATCCGCATGAGTTGTCAGGCGGCATGCGCCAACGGGTGCTGATTGCCTCGGCCTTTGCCGCCGAACCCAAGCTGATTGTCGCGGATGAGCCGACAACGGCGCTGGACGTGACGGTGCAAAAGCAGATCCTGCGCCTGATTGCCGGAATGCAGGCGCGTCACGGCACGGCGATCTTGTTTGTCACGCATGATCTGGGCGTGGTGTCCAAGGTCTGCGGCAGCTTGTCTGTGCTGTATGCGGGCCAGGTGATCGAAAACGCCGCCGTGCGCGACTTTTTCCGCGCGCCCGCGCACCCGTATTCCAGGGCGCTGCTGGCGGCGACGCCGAAATACACCGACCCCACCGCCGGGCTGAATCCGGTCCCCGAGGGGGTGATCACGGCCGTCCGCGCTGAAGTTGAAAAAGCCGAAAAGGCGTGGCGCCATGACTGA
- a CDS encoding ABC transporter permease: protein MLDARSTVKRRLGLRLWLSAGWLSVLLISALFAQWIAPHNPLEQDLFTSRLPPFWMEGAEPGYWLGTDSLGRDVLSRILYGAQIALIVAVIAGSATALIGATLGLIAGYFRGWPDLIISRLVDIWMAFPPVLFAILLIAVMGPGLLSVIVAIIVIDWTRFARVVRAEAMGQGAMDYVASAQVAGQRRLGTMISEILPNVLPTIVVLLTLEMGIAVIVEAILSFVNLSISTDMPTWGGMISEGRLSVHQAWWVLVFPLITLFLTVLSFSQLGEGLKDRFDPVLR from the coding sequence ATGCTTGACGCGCGCAGCACGGTCAAACGCCGCCTCGGTCTGCGGCTGTGGTTATCCGCCGGATGGTTGTCGGTGCTGCTGATCTCGGCGCTGTTCGCGCAGTGGATCGCGCCGCACAATCCGCTGGAGCAAGACCTGTTCACCTCAAGGCTGCCGCCGTTCTGGATGGAGGGCGCCGAGCCGGGCTATTGGCTGGGCACCGACAGTCTGGGCCGCGATGTGCTCAGCCGTATCCTGTACGGCGCGCAGATCGCGCTGATCGTCGCCGTTATCGCCGGGTCGGCCACCGCGCTGATCGGCGCGACGCTGGGCTTGATCGCCGGCTATTTCCGCGGCTGGCCCGATCTGATCATCTCAAGGCTGGTGGATATCTGGATGGCCTTTCCGCCGGTTCTGTTCGCGATCCTGTTGATTGCGGTGATGGGGCCGGGGCTGCTGTCGGTGATCGTGGCGATCATCGTCATCGACTGGACCCGCTTCGCCCGCGTGGTGCGCGCCGAGGCGATGGGGCAGGGCGCGATGGATTACGTCGCCTCGGCGCAGGTCGCCGGGCAACGGCGGCTGGGCACGATGATCTCGGAAATCCTGCCCAATGTGTTGCCCACAATCGTCGTGCTGTTGACCTTGGAAATGGGGATTGCCGTGATCGTCGAGGCGATTTTGAGCTTTGTGAACCTGTCGATCTCGACCGATATGCCAACCTGGGGCGGCATGATCTCGGAGGGGCGGCTGTCGGTTCATCAGGCGTGGTGGGTGCTGGTGTTCCCGCTGATCACGCTGTTCCTGACCGTCCTCAGCTTCAGCCAATTGGGCGAAGGGCTGAAGGACCGCTTTGATCCGGTGCTGCGATGA
- a CDS encoding ABC transporter permease has product MRLSKIFTRLLTTLITLFGVSVIVFVVIRVVPGNPIAMMLPPGATEADIDRLRALYGFDRSIAEQYGIWLWNVLQGDFGTSIQSRQPVLALVLGRLPATLELSIMALVIAVFMGGVLALTGTRLRGTRTEGAIDVTNGMALSVPDFLWGLVLVLLFGVLWPVFHISGRISPQLDLPFTTNFYLFESVFRLRFDLWVDIVSHMFMPALALAIPLGAIIGQLLKQSLKETMHLDYVTLSRTKGYGENHVIVREALPNAILPTLTLIGVQFTFLIGGTVIIERLFSYEGLGNMAIDAVINRDLPLIQGIVILFAVLFTVVNLCVDMLYTVLNPRLRNA; this is encoded by the coding sequence ATGCGCCTCTCCAAGATATTCACACGGCTGCTGACCACGCTGATCACGCTTTTCGGCGTCTCGGTGATCGTGTTTGTCGTGATCCGGGTGGTGCCCGGCAACCCCATCGCCATGATGCTGCCGCCAGGCGCGACCGAGGCCGATATCGACCGGTTGCGCGCCCTCTACGGCTTTGACCGCTCGATTGCCGAGCAATACGGCATCTGGCTGTGGAACGTGCTTCAGGGCGATTTCGGCACCTCGATCCAGAGCCGCCAGCCGGTGCTGGCGCTGGTGCTGGGCCGCTTGCCCGCCACGCTGGAGCTGTCGATCATGGCGCTGGTGATCGCGGTGTTCATGGGCGGCGTGTTGGCGCTGACCGGCACGCGGCTGCGCGGCACACGCACCGAGGGGGCGATTGACGTCACCAACGGCATGGCGCTGTCGGTGCCTGATTTCCTCTGGGGATTGGTGCTGGTGCTGCTGTTCGGCGTGCTGTGGCCGGTGTTCCACATCTCGGGGCGGATCTCGCCGCAGTTGGACCTGCCGTTCACCACCAATTTCTACCTGTTCGAAAGCGTGTTCCGGCTCCGGTTCGATCTGTGGGTCGATATCGTCAGCCATATGTTCATGCCTGCCTTGGCGCTGGCCATTCCGCTGGGGGCGATCATCGGCCAATTGCTGAAACAGAGCCTCAAGGAAACCATGCATTTGGACTATGTCACGCTGTCGCGCACCAAGGGGTACGGCGAGAACCACGTGATCGTGCGTGAGGCTTTGCCCAACGCGATCTTGCCAACCCTGACGCTGATCGGCGTGCAATTCACCTTTCTGATCGGCGGAACCGTGATCATCGAGCGCCTGTTTTCCTATGAAGGGCTGGGCAATATGGCGATTGACGCGGTGATCAACCGTGACCTGCCGTTGATCCAGGGCATTGTGATCCTGTTTGCCGTGCTGTTCACCGTGGTCAACCTGTGCGTGGACATGCTTTACACCGTGTTGAACCCGAGGTTGCGCAATGCTTGA